From Flavobacterium alkalisoli, the proteins below share one genomic window:
- a CDS encoding glycosyltransferase family 2 protein — protein sequence MNKLSVIIPAYNEEAYIEDAIKSVREAYEIIVIDSYSTDSTKEKALALGCKVIERKFDNFSAQKNFALPYATGDWILFMDADERATQKLWFEIQDTIANPKNEGYKIKFLHFYMNRFLYHKVDRVTRLVKNKDIKFTGDVHEKLHINGSIGELKNFMVHYTYKGFFNWLQKKDSYAWFQAGMGFKKGKKVTYFHLIFKPMYRFFHTYIIKRGFLDGIPGLALASINAYGVLSRYAKLLLLQRGLK from the coding sequence ATGAATAAACTTTCTGTAATTATCCCGGCATATAACGAAGAGGCCTACATAGAAGATGCAATCAAATCGGTAAGGGAAGCATATGAGATTATTGTTATTGACTCTTACAGTACCGACAGCACTAAAGAAAAGGCTCTTGCATTGGGATGCAAGGTTATAGAAAGGAAGTTTGACAATTTTTCTGCACAAAAAAACTTTGCCCTTCCTTATGCTACCGGCGACTGGATTCTGTTTATGGACGCCGATGAGCGCGCTACACAAAAATTATGGTTTGAAATCCAGGATACTATTGCTAATCCTAAAAATGAAGGATACAAAATAAAGTTTCTGCATTTTTACATGAACAGGTTTTTATACCATAAGGTTGACCGTGTAACCCGACTGGTAAAAAACAAGGATATTAAGTTTACGGGAGATGTTCATGAAAAACTGCATATAAACGGCAGTATAGGCGAACTTAAGAACTTTATGGTTCACTATACCTACAAAGGCTTTTTTAACTGGCTGCAAAAAAAGGATTCTTATGCGTGGTTCCAGGCAGGTATGGGCTTCAAGAAAGGAAAAAAGGTTACCTATTTCCACTTGATATTTAAGCCGATGTACCGTTTTTTCCACACTTACATAATAAAAAGAGGCTTTTTAGACGGTATACCGGGACTGGCACTGGCAAGTATTAATGCCTATGGGGTTTTGTCCCGCTATGCAAAACTGCTTTTATTACAACGAGGACTAAAATAA
- a CDS encoding polysaccharide deacetylase family protein yields MAKLPVLMYHNVSAFNEKSKGLTISQQKLEEQFSYIAYKYTTFHLSELEKNKNIPEKSIVITFDDVTVNQLEFAMPLLKKYNLKATFFIPFNYVGKSDLWNEGSEPIMTVEQLQSLDSELIELSYHSFMHRRYAQMSDEEINEDFKNCNDFISQNNLEVYPAVAYPYGNYPKKEPAKSHFKQLLEQNGMKMALKIGNRINAFPLKEKYEIQRIDVKGEYSLFKFKLKLKFGKLKLF; encoded by the coding sequence ATGGCTAAATTACCAGTTTTAATGTATCATAACGTGTCCGCTTTCAACGAAAAAAGCAAAGGACTGACAATTTCGCAACAAAAGCTGGAAGAGCAGTTTAGCTATATCGCATACAAGTATACTACTTTTCATTTATCCGAACTCGAAAAAAATAAAAATATTCCTGAGAAAAGTATTGTTATAACTTTTGATGATGTTACGGTAAATCAATTGGAGTTTGCCATGCCCTTATTAAAAAAGTATAACCTTAAGGCTACGTTCTTTATACCGTTTAATTATGTAGGTAAATCGGACCTATGGAATGAGGGTTCAGAACCTATTATGACCGTAGAGCAATTGCAGTCTTTAGATAGTGAACTGATAGAGCTTAGCTATCATTCTTTTATGCACAGGCGCTATGCCCAAATGAGTGATGAGGAGATAAATGAGGATTTTAAAAACTGTAATGATTTCATCAGTCAGAATAACCTTGAGGTATATCCTGCGGTAGCTTATCCTTATGGTAATTATCCTAAAAAAGAACCTGCAAAATCGCATTTTAAGCAATTGCTTGAACAAAATGGAATGAAAATGGCCCTTAAGATAGGAAATCGTATAAATGCTTTCCCGTTAAAGGAAAAGTATGAAATACAGCGTATAGATGTAAAAGGGGAGTACAGCCTGTTTAAGTTTAAGCTAAAGCTAAAGTTTGGGAAGCTTAAATTATTTTAG
- a CDS encoding glycosyltransferase family 9 protein: MKKVLIIQNKRIGDVLIASVIANNFKAKYPDSIIHLMAYDFTEGVVMNNPNIDRFISVKEKELKKLPVLLETIQQIRAEKYDIIFDSYSKTQSRIICKFSGAKMTIGNKSRKKLGNWGYYTHPTRPLKEGSHICGKAIEDRIHLLQIAGNFEPIDYEPHIFLSEEEKKEDWLNKYRDKKVIVLGVLGSTPQKSMPYEYVAEMCDFIAEHYNVYIFFNYAPHQKEEAMKIYEMCKYKENIILDVYPETIRDFIKVMYQADALVANEGGTVHIAKALGKPTFTIFSPYVNKAHWASFEDGKFHKSVHLLEMKPNLYDSFTYDQRKKIEKDPHELYKQLTPEMILPELDSFLKNNL; this comes from the coding sequence ATGAAGAAAGTACTTATTATCCAAAATAAGCGTATAGGCGATGTTTTAATCGCATCGGTAATTGCCAATAACTTTAAAGCAAAATACCCCGACAGTATAATTCACCTTATGGCGTATGATTTTACTGAAGGTGTGGTGATGAACAACCCAAACATTGACAGGTTTATTTCGGTTAAGGAAAAAGAACTTAAAAAACTCCCTGTACTTTTAGAAACCATACAGCAGATAAGAGCCGAAAAATATGATATTATTTTTGACTCTTACTCAAAAACCCAAAGCAGGATTATCTGTAAATTCTCGGGTGCTAAAATGACAATTGGCAACAAGAGCCGTAAAAAACTGGGTAACTGGGGGTATTACACCCATCCTACACGTCCGCTTAAGGAAGGTAGCCATATTTGCGGTAAAGCCATAGAAGACCGTATTCACCTTTTACAGATAGCAGGTAATTTTGAGCCTATAGATTATGAGCCACACATTTTCCTTTCGGAAGAAGAGAAAAAAGAAGACTGGCTAAATAAATACCGTGACAAAAAAGTTATCGTTTTAGGCGTTTTGGGTAGTACTCCGCAAAAATCGATGCCTTATGAGTATGTGGCGGAAATGTGTGATTTTATAGCCGAACACTACAATGTATACATCTTCTTTAACTATGCACCTCATCAAAAGGAGGAAGCCATGAAGATTTATGAGATGTGCAAATACAAAGAGAATATCATCCTTGATGTTTATCCGGAAACCATACGTGATTTTATTAAGGTAATGTACCAGGCCGATGCCCTTGTGGCAAACGAAGGCGGAACAGTACACATTGCTAAAGCATTAGGCAAGCCTACATTTACTATTTTCTCTCCTTATGTAAACAAGGCGCACTGGGCCAGTTTTGAGGATGGAAAATTTCATAAAAGCGTACACCTGCTGGAAATGAAGCCTAATCTGTATGACAGCTTTACCTATGATCAGCGCAAAAAAATAGAGAAAGACCCGCACGAACTTTACAAACAGCTAACTCCTGAAATGATACTGCCGGAGCTGGACAGTTTCCTTAAAAACAACCTATAG
- a CDS encoding glycosyltransferase family 2 protein codes for MRTSLLVSTYNWPQALKVVFKSLKEQTVLPDEVLIADDGSKEETKLLIEQFKNEISIPVKHFWQEDNGFRKSKILNKAVAGSDSDYIIQIDGDCIMHRNFIEDHINAAERNMYLYGARVNILEDAVKEVLENKITSFSFFSKLIKNKTRSLHIPFLAGMYKPHKEYSDKFRGCNVSYWKSDFIAVNGYNESFEGWGREDSDLVIRMGNNGVIAKRLRYAGIVFHIHHKINSRDNFEANERIQQETIEKKIIRCEQGVDQYL; via the coding sequence ATGCGTACTTCTTTACTAGTATCTACTTATAACTGGCCACAGGCCCTGAAGGTGGTTTTTAAAAGCCTTAAAGAGCAAACGGTACTTCCTGATGAGGTGCTTATTGCCGATGACGGTTCTAAAGAAGAAACGAAATTGCTTATAGAGCAGTTTAAAAATGAAATAAGTATACCTGTAAAACACTTTTGGCAGGAAGATAACGGTTTCAGGAAATCCAAAATACTTAATAAAGCAGTTGCAGGTAGTGACAGTGATTATATTATACAAATTGATGGTGACTGCATTATGCACCGCAATTTTATAGAAGACCATATTAATGCAGCAGAACGCAATATGTATTTATACGGAGCGAGGGTAAATATACTTGAAGATGCCGTAAAAGAGGTGTTGGAGAATAAGATCACTTCCTTTAGTTTTTTTTCTAAGCTGATAAAAAATAAAACCCGTAGCCTGCATATTCCCTTTTTAGCCGGAATGTATAAACCCCATAAAGAATACTCAGATAAATTTAGGGGATGTAATGTTTCTTACTGGAAAAGCGATTTTATAGCCGTAAACGGTTATAACGAAAGTTTTGAAGGCTGGGGCAGGGAGGACTCAGATCTTGTTATTCGAATGGGCAATAACGGCGTTATAGCAAAAAGGCTGCGTTATGCAGGTATTGTTTTCCATATTCACCATAAGATAAACTCAAGGGACAATTTTGAGGCAAACGAGAGGATACAGCAGGAAACTATAGAAAAGAAAATAATCCGCTGTGAGCAGGGGGTAGATCAGTACCTGTAG
- a CDS encoding glycosyltransferase family 2 protein: MMQKNISVIISTYNSVEWLKKVLWGYNTQTYKEFEMVIADDGSREDTKEMINAMREEVSYPIIHVWHEDNGFQKSQILNKALLACTTDYVLMSDGDCIPRPDFIEQHIKFREEGYFLSGGYHKLPMELSKSLSKEDIYSGRCFDVEWLKKNGMSASFKNNKVDAMGIKSALFNMLTTTKPSWNGHNSSGWIKDIKAVNGFDERMQYGGQDRELGERLVNYGVIPKQIRYSTICLHLDHPRGYATPESINKNRSIRKVTRTEKRKWTEYGIVK, encoded by the coding sequence ATGATGCAAAAGAATATTTCTGTAATAATTAGTACTTACAATTCGGTAGAATGGCTGAAAAAAGTACTGTGGGGTTATAACACTCAAACTTATAAAGAGTTTGAGATGGTTATTGCAGATGATGGGTCGCGTGAAGACACCAAGGAAATGATTAATGCAATGAGGGAAGAGGTTTCTTACCCTATAATTCACGTTTGGCACGAAGATAACGGATTTCAAAAATCACAAATACTTAATAAAGCACTTCTTGCCTGTACTACTGATTATGTTTTAATGAGCGACGGCGACTGTATACCGCGTCCTGATTTTATAGAGCAGCACATCAAGTTTCGTGAAGAGGGGTATTTCCTTTCAGGAGGTTACCACAAACTACCCATGGAGCTTTCTAAATCACTTAGCAAAGAGGATATCTACTCAGGCAGGTGTTTTGATGTGGAATGGCTTAAAAAGAACGGTATGTCTGCTTCATTTAAAAATAATAAGGTAGATGCTATGGGTATTAAAAGTGCCCTGTTTAATATGTTGACTACTACTAAGCCAAGTTGGAACGGACATAACTCATCAGGTTGGATTAAGGATATAAAAGCGGTTAATGGTTTTGATGAAAGGATGCAGTATGGCGGACAGGACAGGGAGCTGGGAGAAAGACTGGTTAACTATGGTGTTATACCAAAACAGATTCGTTACAGTACTATATGCCTGCACTTAGATCACCCAAGAGGTTATGCAACTCCGGAATCGATAAATAAAAACAGGTCGATAAGGAAAGTAACCCGAACCGAGAAAAGAAAATGGACAGAATATGGCATCGTTAAATAA
- a CDS encoding glycosyltransferase family 2 protein yields the protein MPQNNLSQKITALAITFNEEDNINRYVESLSFADEIIVVDSFSTDATKEMAEKLNVKFIQNEFKDFSSQRNFAIEQASNDWILFFDLDEIVTPSLENEIKQVVANNDGAVAYFVKRKFHFMGKHIRFGGWRTDKAIRVFNKQYCKYTGLVHEVITAKGKVSTLKEKVDHYSYKSFDNYNGKLNLYSKLQAENLYSKKVRPNAYHFLFRPFYRFCWQYFYRLGILDGKEGFILAYIHSFSVFKRYLQLWMKYRKVD from the coding sequence ATGCCACAAAATAATTTGAGTCAGAAAATAACCGCACTAGCTATTACTTTTAATGAGGAAGACAATATAAATAGATATGTGGAGAGTTTATCGTTTGCAGACGAGATTATTGTAGTGGATTCTTTTAGTACAGATGCTACTAAAGAAATGGCAGAAAAGCTAAATGTAAAATTCATCCAAAACGAGTTTAAGGACTTTTCCAGCCAAAGAAACTTTGCCATTGAACAGGCATCAAACGACTGGATATTGTTTTTTGACCTTGACGAAATTGTTACCCCTTCTCTTGAAAACGAAATAAAACAGGTGGTTGCCAATAATGATGGTGCTGTAGCCTATTTTGTAAAACGTAAATTTCACTTTATGGGTAAACACATACGTTTTGGCGGATGGAGAACCGATAAAGCAATAAGGGTATTTAACAAACAATATTGCAAGTACACCGGGTTAGTACATGAGGTTATAACCGCTAAAGGAAAAGTATCTACACTAAAGGAAAAAGTTGACCATTACAGCTATAAAAGCTTTGACAATTATAATGGCAAACTGAATCTTTACAGTAAACTACAGGCAGAAAACCTGTATAGCAAAAAAGTACGGCCAAATGCCTATCATTTTCTTTTCAGGCCGTTTTACCGTTTTTGCTGGCAGTATTTTTACAGGCTAGGTATACTTGACGGAAAAGAAGGCTTTATACTGGCTTACATACACTCATTTTCGGTATTTAAACGATACCTGCAATTATGGATGAAATACAGGAAAGTAGACTAA
- a CDS encoding glycosyltransferase family 2 protein, with translation MFDIAVILVHYNSGTLTADCVKSIIKSTSNTLNYQIIIVDNCSEYEDYQNLKQVCETIDFPNIQLVRSKINTGFGGGNMIGVQHANAKYLAFINNDTLFINDCLNILKDNLEKNNDIGIAGGQSFKPNGDFMISLDHFASPAREIFGRSFLEKINPKQYPKRKKRYIEPVKVNFVPGSFMFIRSEDFNEVGGFDTNIFLYYEETDLCKRLRKKGKYAYLIPSAEFIHYHGASTEKSIAIKKELRISLFYIMLKHYGIAGYFLVFLFLLIKYFFSSIFKPKNWPVFFLLLKGAPLSDSLKLKQKIATN, from the coding sequence ATGTTTGATATAGCAGTTATACTTGTTCATTATAACTCAGGAACACTTACTGCCGATTGTGTAAAATCGATAATTAAAAGTACCTCAAATACACTGAATTATCAGATTATAATCGTTGATAACTGCTCTGAATATGAGGATTACCAAAATCTTAAACAGGTATGCGAAACAATTGATTTCCCTAACATTCAACTGGTAAGAAGCAAAATCAATACCGGATTTGGAGGAGGAAACATGATTGGTGTTCAGCATGCAAACGCAAAATACCTTGCGTTTATCAATAACGATACACTATTTATAAACGATTGCCTTAACATATTAAAAGACAATCTTGAAAAAAACAATGATATAGGTATTGCCGGCGGACAATCATTCAAACCTAATGGTGACTTTATGATTTCTCTGGATCACTTTGCCTCACCTGCCCGCGAAATTTTCGGGCGTAGTTTTCTGGAGAAAATAAATCCGAAGCAATATCCTAAACGCAAAAAACGGTATATAGAACCTGTAAAGGTAAATTTTGTTCCGGGTAGCTTTATGTTTATACGTTCGGAAGATTTTAATGAGGTGGGCGGATTTGACACAAACATCTTTCTTTATTATGAGGAAACCGACTTATGCAAACGCCTAAGGAAAAAGGGCAAATATGCATACCTTATCCCTTCGGCAGAGTTCATTCACTATCACGGTGCAAGTACCGAAAAATCGATAGCAATAAAAAAGGAACTGCGCATTTCGCTGTTTTATATTATGCTTAAACACTATGGCATTGCAGGTTATTTTTTGGTATTTCTGTTTCTGCTTATCAAATATTTTTTCAGCAGTATATTTAAACCTAAAAACTGGCCTGTGTTTTTCCTTCTACTAAAAGGCGCACCACTTTCAGATTCACTTAAACTGAAACAAAAAATAGCAACGAATTAG
- a CDS encoding lipopolysaccharide kinase InaA family protein: protein MPLNIYTHPDYASQKDLILNLVQQFHNEGEMLVKGSRNIIKTNFLADEKVNLKYFKRPNAMNSVVYSLLRPSKARRSFEYAQYLLQHEILTPFPIAYVEERTATGLKESFYICRHINYDFTFRELIHDPMFENRKEILEQFTEFTFKMHESRVNFLDHSPGNTLIVNKGNTQYDFYLIDLNRMKFEDMGIEARMDNFKKLWPSRTMVKIIAEKYAELSGQSADKLYGILLGKTLQFKRKITKKKYLKRKLKGKKK, encoded by the coding sequence ATGCCTTTAAACATCTACACCCATCCCGACTATGCTTCCCAAAAAGACTTAATACTCAATTTGGTACAGCAGTTCCATAACGAAGGGGAAATGCTTGTTAAAGGCTCACGAAACATTATTAAAACCAATTTTTTAGCAGACGAAAAGGTCAATTTAAAGTACTTTAAAAGGCCTAATGCCATGAATTCGGTAGTGTATTCGTTATTAAGGCCGTCTAAGGCAAGGCGCTCGTTTGAGTATGCACAATACCTTTTGCAGCACGAAATACTTACTCCGTTTCCTATTGCTTATGTAGAAGAACGTACCGCAACAGGACTAAAAGAGAGCTTTTACATTTGCAGGCATATAAATTATGACTTTACCTTTAGGGAACTGATACACGACCCTATGTTTGAAAACCGAAAGGAAATACTGGAACAGTTTACCGAGTTTACCTTTAAAATGCATGAAAGCAGGGTTAACTTTTTAGACCATTCGCCGGGCAATACACTAATTGTAAATAAGGGTAATACACAATATGATTTTTACCTGATAGACCTTAACAGGATGAAGTTTGAGGATATGGGTATTGAAGCACGTATGGATAACTTTAAAAAGCTTTGGCCTTCACGTACCATGGTAAAGATTATTGCCGAAAAGTATGCAGAACTTAGCGGACAGTCGGCGGACAAACTTTATGGTATACTGCTTGGTAAGACACTGCAGTTTAAACGAAAAATAACCAAAAAGAAATATTTGAAGCGCAAGCTTAAGGGTAAGAAGAAATAA